In Haloarcula rubripromontorii, the sequence CCACAACGCCTCGCTGGTCATCGACGACATTATCGACGAGTCAGAGCTTCGACGGGGTTCTCCGGCCGCTTGGGAGGCTTTCGGCCACGGCCCGGCAATCATCGCTTCCGACGGCCTGCTCGGCGAAGCGTTCAATCTCTTTTCGACAGACGAACGCGCCATGCAGACCGTCTCCGAGTCGATGGTCGAACTCGGCGAGGGCGAGGCCATGGAGCTAGTCGCAGAACCCACCAACGAGAAAGAGTACATGGAGTTGGCCCGTCGAAAGACCGGGGCGCTGTTCCGCGCTGCGGCTGAGCTGGGAGCAATCGCGGCTGACTCGGACCCGTACACGGTCGAAGCGGTCGGCCAGTACGCCGAACGGGTCGGCGTGGCCTTCCAGATGCGTGACGACGTGCTTGATGCGACTGCCGACGCCGAAACGCTGGGCAAGCCGGCCGGGACCGACGCGGAGATGGAACGACCGTCGCTGGTGGAAGTGACGGAGCTGACGACAGAGGAGGCAAACGAGCGGGCGCGGGCCGAATCCGACGCCGCCCTGGAGTCGCTATCGACCATCGACGCCCCGGAGTCCCAGTCGATGGAGTACCTGCGGGACCTCGCGGAGTTCGTCGTCGTCCGCGAACGGTGAGGCAGAACGGGAGGGCTTTTGCCCGCTGCTCGATTACGCCCGGCAATGACAGTTATCGGTATCGTCGGGCTGCCGGGCAGCGGGAAAAGCGAGGCAGCGAACGTCGCCGCCGAGATGGACGTGCCGGTCGTGACGATGGGCGACGTCATCCGCGAGGAATGCCGTGACCGCGGGCTTGACCCCGCATCGGACCACGGGACAGTCGCGAAGGCGCTCCGGGAAGAGAACGGCCCGGCCGCCATCGCCGAGCGCTCGCTCCCGATGATCGAGGGGGAACTCGAATCGAACGACACCGTCCTCGTCGACGGCATCCGATCAGACGTGGAGGTCGAGGCGTTCGAATCGGCCTTTGGCGACGCGTTCTTGCTCGTCGAGATAGACGCCCCCTTCGAACTGCGAGCGGACCGGCTTGACATTCGTGGCCGGGACGCCTCGGCCGACGACGGCGGCGAATCGCTGGAGGACCGCGACGCTCGCGAACTCGGCTTCGGGATGGGCGAGGCCATGGACATGGCCGACCTGACTATCGAGAACACGGAGACGCTGGCCGCATTCCAGCGGACCGTTCGCACACTGATACGGGACGGGCCGGAGGCACTCGACCAATGAGCGCCGTCTACGCCGTCGACGTCCGCATCGAAGCGCCCGTCAACGACACCGAGGTAACCGACCGGGTCGCAGACGCGGTTCGGAACCTCTTCCCGGAGGCCGACCCGTCCCACCAGCAGGGCGCGCTCGTCGCGGAGGTGCACACGATGGACGGGTTCTCCGAGCTACTCCACCGGCGGGAA encodes:
- a CDS encoding polyprenyl synthetase family protein → MEYLERRRDRVEERLEAVLDSVEPDELADEVRHVALSGGKRVRPTVTVLVCEALGGEPADAVDFAVGIELVHNASLVIDDIIDESELRRGSPAAWEAFGHGPAIIASDGLLGEAFNLFSTDERAMQTVSESMVELGEGEAMELVAEPTNEKEYMELARRKTGALFRAAAELGAIAADSDPYTVEAVGQYAERVGVAFQMRDDVLDATADAETLGKPAGTDAEMERPSLVEVTELTTEEANERARAESDAALESLSTIDAPESQSMEYLRDLAEFVVVRER
- a CDS encoding AAA family ATPase produces the protein MTVIGIVGLPGSGKSEAANVAAEMDVPVVTMGDVIREECRDRGLDPASDHGTVAKALREENGPAAIAERSLPMIEGELESNDTVLVDGIRSDVEVEAFESAFGDAFLLVEIDAPFELRADRLDIRGRDASADDGGESLEDRDARELGFGMGEAMDMADLTIENTETLAAFQRTVRTLIRDGPEALDQ